One Methanolobus sp. WCC4 DNA segment encodes these proteins:
- a CDS encoding PGF-pre-PGF domain-containing protein — MNLKTIVVISIITILLSPMASSASDNNVIFLKAGNIDTDDIIEQSASEQNTMQTSSTSEIQDSSKKYYIVQFNGPVTQEWISAVEDAGADTFDYVPDNAFVLRMNGTEKTLVETLEFVRWTGEFLPEYKYTDDVVTTSALEISSESEDISDIIVLIFDEKESENIASEIIDIGGTISVRSGRMLRAQTPTTTIDPITAINGVCWIEHYKQPTISNDVASEIVNVNTVHNTLGLNGSGQIIAVCDTGLDTGNKDTLHLDIRGRVNSLIDLVEDGSEDQNGHGTHVTGSVLGNGVMSGGQYSGIAPEASLVFQAAGNDSGSLVGIPGDISLLFQQAYEEDARIHTNSWGWEYDDEYYEYYGTYDAYTYSLDWFTWNHPDMLILFAAGNEGRDLDKDGVVDEDSITSPATAKNCIAVGSSENYRPEFTAVTYGGLYFQELPLKGDYKADNTSGIAATSSRGPTEDGRIKPDIVAPGTYIYSTQSSLTGYEDYTYMSGTSMATPIVAGSAAIVREYYTDIENVANPSAALLKATLLNGAFDMTPGQFGTGSTQEIVGRPDYSQGWGRLDVENSILATYPEVIAYYDDISLDTDDSWNYTYDYVESGNPARATLVWTDYPGPTFSSKSLVNDLDLTLEDESGIYYGNDGPDHINNVEGIDLDATVEGNYTITVDGYNVPNEKQPFALVFSFTCDNNEFPANGSYASNSTTGISTDVVHPGGVDQSSIEMTIDGNPVTFTSAVITDGYRIKHDTSVAYQAEEHTVSITATTNSGQQFSYEWEFNVGPEITSFGLTSPVTNGIIDNSAGTIELTVPYGTGVSYLEPTITHNAQSISPASGVAKDFTNPVTYTVTAEDGSSKQYTVTVNEAPNTEKDITSFKFTSPDATGMIDQTARTITITVPHGTDRTALTPTIVHTGQSITPSNGVEKDFTDPVEYEVTAEDGSTKKYTVTVTEAPNTEKEITSFKFTSPDATGTIDQTARTIELTVPHGTDRTALTPTIVHTGQSITPSNGVEKDFTDPVEYEVTAEDGSTKKYTVTVTEAPNTEKEITSFKFTSPDATGTIDQTARTIELTVPHGTDRTALTPTIVHTGQSITPSGGVEKNFTNPVEYEVTAEDGTTKQYTVTVNIAPNTEKEITSFKFTSPDATGTIDQTARTIELTVPYGTDRTALTPTIVHTGQSITPSSGVEKDFTDPVGYEVTAEDGSTKKYTVTVIEAPNTEKEITSFKFTSPDAIGTIDQTARTIELTVPYGTDRTALTPTIVHTGQSISPESGTEKDFTNPVEYEVTAEDGSKKQYTVTVNEAPNTEKEITSFKFTNPVATGQINESEKNIEITVPNGTVVTALIPTIVHTGQSISPENETVEDFTSPVIYTVTAEDGTAQPYTVTVYIASSTAKEITSFKFEEPAVEGTINKTARTIELTVPYGTNVTALVPIIECTGHKLSPDTGIVQNFTEPVVYNVTAGDGSNQEYVVTVNIAEDTSTPATTSPSSGGGGGGGGGGGGTSGEEFENIEVKDVSSVFVGTGNVKFEFYRNGNDIQYVSYESLKNSGTISVTIEVLKDRSAFVNSLPVGDIYKNINIWVGKVGYATEDNIDDPVIGFRVSRSWIEDNDIEEDSIVLYRYDGGWGRLPTTQTGSDDEYLYFESSTPGFSPFVITGEANVRLASVPDEEESDDTPDLNISSSTEAENQEEKSIGALSALISGLIISFVCFLMRKH; from the coding sequence ATGAATCTAAAAACAATTGTAGTCATATCGATCATTACTATATTGCTTTCTCCTATGGCATCTTCTGCAAGTGATAATAATGTGATATTCCTGAAAGCAGGTAACATTGATACAGATGATATCATCGAACAAAGTGCATCTGAGCAGAATACGATGCAAACATCCTCAACATCTGAAATTCAGGATAGTTCGAAGAAATATTACATCGTGCAATTCAATGGACCGGTTACACAGGAATGGATATCTGCAGTTGAAGATGCCGGAGCAGATACCTTTGACTATGTCCCTGATAATGCTTTTGTGCTCAGGATGAACGGAACTGAGAAGACACTGGTAGAAACACTCGAGTTCGTGCGCTGGACAGGTGAGTTCCTTCCTGAATATAAGTACACTGATGACGTGGTAACAACCTCAGCTCTGGAGATCTCATCCGAATCCGAAGACATCTCGGACATTATCGTACTGATATTCGATGAAAAAGAATCTGAGAATATTGCTTCAGAGATCATTGACATTGGCGGAACAATAAGTGTAAGGTCCGGCAGGATGCTCAGAGCACAGACCCCAACCACAACAATTGATCCAATTACTGCGATCAACGGTGTCTGCTGGATAGAACACTACAAACAACCAACCATCTCCAATGATGTTGCATCGGAGATTGTCAATGTCAACACAGTGCACAATACGTTGGGACTGAATGGTAGCGGGCAGATCATTGCTGTTTGTGATACTGGACTGGATACGGGGAATAAGGATACATTACATCTGGATATAAGAGGGCGGGTCAATAGCCTTATTGATCTTGTAGAAGATGGATCAGAGGACCAGAATGGGCATGGAACACATGTCACAGGGTCGGTACTTGGAAATGGTGTAATGTCAGGTGGGCAGTATTCTGGAATAGCACCCGAAGCATCATTAGTGTTTCAGGCTGCAGGAAATGATAGTGGCTCGCTTGTAGGGATACCTGGTGACATATCCTTACTTTTCCAGCAAGCGTACGAAGAAGATGCCAGGATACATACAAACAGTTGGGGATGGGAATACGATGATGAATATTACGAATACTATGGTACGTATGATGCCTATACATATTCCTTAGATTGGTTCACATGGAATCACCCTGATATGTTGATCCTGTTTGCAGCTGGCAATGAAGGAAGAGATCTTGATAAGGACGGAGTTGTCGATGAAGACTCAATTACCTCACCAGCAACAGCAAAGAACTGTATAGCAGTTGGTTCTTCTGAGAATTATAGACCGGAATTCACAGCAGTAACTTATGGAGGACTGTACTTCCAGGAACTTCCACTCAAAGGCGACTATAAAGCAGATAATACAAGCGGGATTGCCGCTACCAGCAGTCGAGGGCCTACAGAGGACGGTAGGATCAAACCGGATATTGTTGCACCTGGCACCTATATATACTCTACACAATCCAGTTTAACAGGATACGAAGACTATACCTACATGAGCGGTACGAGTATGGCAACGCCCATTGTTGCTGGTTCCGCAGCCATAGTCAGAGAATACTACACCGATATTGAAAATGTTGCAAACCCGAGTGCTGCATTACTTAAAGCAACTCTTCTGAATGGCGCTTTTGATATGACACCTGGCCAGTTCGGAACTGGCAGTACACAGGAGATTGTGGGCAGACCTGATTATTCACAGGGTTGGGGGCGTCTTGATGTTGAGAACTCCATCCTTGCTACGTATCCAGAAGTAATAGCCTACTATGATGATATCTCCCTGGACACAGATGATTCCTGGAATTATACATACGATTATGTTGAAAGTGGAAATCCAGCAAGGGCCACTCTCGTGTGGACTGATTATCCGGGTCCGACTTTTTCAAGTAAATCACTTGTCAACGACCTTGATCTGACACTTGAAGATGAATCGGGTATATATTATGGAAACGATGGTCCTGATCATATAAACAATGTTGAAGGGATAGACCTTGACGCGACAGTAGAAGGTAACTATACCATTACTGTAGATGGATATAACGTACCTAACGAAAAACAGCCTTTTGCACTTGTATTCTCATTCACCTGTGACAACAATGAGTTCCCTGCAAATGGTTCATATGCATCTAACAGCACAACTGGAATATCAACCGATGTTGTCCATCCCGGAGGAGTTGATCAAAGTTCTATAGAAATGACAATCGATGGAAATCCTGTTACATTTACCTCTGCTGTCATAACTGATGGATACAGAATCAAGCACGATACATCTGTTGCATATCAGGCAGAAGAACATACCGTGTCAATCACTGCTACAACGAACAGTGGACAGCAGTTCTCTTATGAATGGGAATTCAATGTTGGTCCTGAGATCACAAGCTTTGGACTAACTAGCCCTGTGACAAATGGTATAATAGATAATTCTGCAGGAACAATAGAACTGACTGTGCCATATGGAACTGGTGTCTCATACCTTGAGCCAACTATTACCCACAATGCACAATCAATATCACCAGCAAGCGGAGTTGCAAAGGACTTCACAAACCCTGTAACCTATACTGTGACAGCAGAGGATGGATCAAGTAAGCAATACACTGTAACGGTGAATGAAGCTCCAAACACAGAAAAGGATATAACAAGCTTCAAGTTCACAAGTCCTGATGCAACGGGAATGATTGATCAGACAGCAAGGACCATAACAATAACAGTACCACATGGAACTGATAGGACAGCACTTACTCCAACAATAGTTCATACGGGACAATCAATAACACCATCCAACGGAGTGGAAAAGGATTTCACGGACCCTGTAGAATATGAAGTGACAGCAGAGGATGGGTCAACAAAGAAGTACACAGTAACAGTGACAGAAGCTCCGAACACGGAAAAGGAGATTACAAGCTTCAAGTTCACAAGTCCTGATGCTACTGGAACAATTGATCAGACAGCAAGGACCATTGAGCTGACAGTACCACATGGAACTGATAGGACAGCACTTACTCCAACAATAGTTCATACGGGACAATCAATAACACCATCCAACGGAGTGGAAAAGGATTTCACGGACCCTGTAGAATATGAAGTGACAGCAGAGGATGGGTCAACAAAGAAGTACACAGTAACAGTGACAGAAGCTCCGAACACGGAAAAGGAGATTACAAGCTTCAAGTTCACAAGTCCTGATGCTACTGGAACAATTGACCAGACAGCAAGGACCATTGAGCTGACAGTACCACATGGAACTGATAGGACAGCACTTACTCCAACAATTGTTCATACGGGACAATCAATAACACCATCTGGCGGAGTGGAAAAGAATTTCACGAACCCTGTAGAATATGAAGTGACAGCAGAAGATGGAACTACAAAACAGTACACTGTGACGGTCAATATTGCTCCGAACACGGAAAAAGAGATTACAAGCTTCAAGTTCACAAGTCCTGATGCAACGGGAACGATAGATCAGACAGCAAGGACCATTGAGCTGACAGTACCATATGGAACGGATAGGACAGCACTTACTCCAACAATAGTTCATACGGGACAATCAATAACACCATCCAGCGGAGTGGAAAAGGATTTCACGGACCCTGTAGGATATGAAGTGACAGCAGAGGATGGGTCAACAAAGAAGTACACAGTAACAGTGATAGAAGCTCCGAACACGGAAAAGGAGATTACAAGCTTCAAGTTCACAAGTCCTGATGCTATTGGAACAATTGATCAGACAGCAAGGACCATTGAGCTGACAGTACCATATGGAACGGATAGGACAGCTCTTACTCCAACAATAGTCCATACAGGACAATCAATATCACCTGAAAGTGGAACTGAAAAGGACTTCACAAACCCTGTTGAATATGAAGTGACAGCAGAGGATGGATCGAAAAAGCAATACACAGTAACGGTGAATGAAGCTCCGAACACGGAAAAGGAGATTACAAGCTTCAAGTTCACAAACCCTGTTGCTACCGGACAGATAAACGAATCCGAGAAGAACATTGAAATTACGGTACCAAATGGAACGGTCGTTACGGCACTTATTCCAACGATAGTCCATACAGGACAATCAATATCACCAGAAAATGAAACAGTGGAGGACTTTACGAGTCCGGTCATATATACGGTAACTGCCGAGGATGGGACGGCACAACCATACACAGTAACAGTTTACATTGCATCGAGTACTGCTAAGGAAATAACAAGCTTCAAGTTTGAGGAACCTGCCGTTGAAGGAACTATCAACAAAACAGCAAGGACAATTGAGCTGACAGTACCATATGGAACTAATGTTACAGCATTGGTGCCAATAATTGAATGTACAGGACATAAACTGTCCCCTGATACAGGAATAGTGCAGAATTTCACAGAACCTGTGGTATATAATGTAACTGCAGGAGACGGGTCAAATCAGGAATATGTAGTAACAGTTAACATTGCTGAAGACACCAGCACACCAGCCACTACATCCCCCTCTTCCGGCGGAGGTGGCGGTGGAGGAGGAGGTGGCGGTGGCACCTCAGGTGAAGAGTTCGAGAACATCGAAGTAAAGGATGTCAGCTCGGTCTTTGTAGGAACAGGTAATGTGAAGTTCGAGTTCTACAGGAATGGCAATGATATCCAGTATGTAAGTTACGAATCACTTAAGAATTCAGGAACTATCTCCGTAACCATTGAAGTATTGAAAGATAGGTCAGCATTCGTCAACTCACTGCCTGTGGGAGATATCTACAAGAACATAAATATCTGGGTCGGAAAGGTTGGATATGCAACTGAAGACAATATCGATGACCCTGTCATTGGATTCAGAGTCTCTCGAAGCTGGATCGAGGACAATGATATTGAGGAAGATAGCATTGTGCTTTACAGATATGATGGCGGATGGGGACGACTTCCGACCACACAGACAGGTTCGGATGATGAGTACCTGTACTTCGAATCAAGCACACCGGGATTCTCACCTTTTGTAATCACCGGTGAAGCCAATGTGAGACTTGCCTCGGTTCCGGATGAAGAAGAATCTGATGATACACCTGATCTTAACATCAGTAGTTCAACTGAAGCTGAGAATCAGGAAGAAAAGAGCATAGGAGCACTCTCTGCCCTGATAAGCGGTTTGATAATATCTTTTGTCTGCTTCCTCATGAGGAAGCATTAG
- a CDS encoding cobaltochelatase subunit CobN translates to MVSLTGVAAADEQKINITYISFASHASLEEASTNGSIADDISFTFIQGYGPSGPSDELMEAAENGFLETQDIIFCYMLYSGVYDPISEYLYSAHNNNVSLIDLTSAGVPEFFDYSSNGKQDDPICYYYSNMGVDTDISKRYGENLLMYLSRQYSDRPEITDQWPVIKITYTGWGIYSTTLERASWTNPYSQNMEFAFIPAYNYSTYSAYCDEIIDAGENGTLRQQDAIFCEMMNGDIYNDTDQWLLEAHNNNTTLIDIYSKESVVPEYFDHKFSGSENITLINSYKNIESEFATDPRNAENFLICIAKEYTNRSEATDNWNYVDITQTLPDVGLYHPDYEDGYFESTEQYLNWYQQYNYGEHRVYNPSRPTIGMWFHREDIQSGQTQVIDALIKDLESKDCNVIAGFDTFDDIMKYYSDEEGQPLVQCVISLKSFRLNYWDNEKGLEELEALDVPVLRGIVVEETGTVDPADANRGIPNSQVVRKTIGPNVDGIFEFIVIGKSVTDPETDATVYQAMDTQVDWIANRSINWAELKLNENKDKKVAIIYYNYPSGKDNIGASYLNVIESTRLLLEKMNNSDFNVTGVPENDSLLLEMIQEQGINAGSWAPGVMNEMVENRTEWGLQLIPMETYHEWFETEIPENLKEQVITEWGEPWAEELPQNKSLMIWENDTGEKFIVIPTVQFGDVWIMPQPARGFLQNDDALYHSSLVPPPHQYIAFYLWLNDEWDADAIIHLGTHGTHEWLPGQAYGLNRSEEWAPVLLQDLPNIYPYIVANVGEGLTAEYRGNALIIDHLTPTLGKGGIYGELGNVSRYIQQYYGPELDERTKKAYQDQIIRSMTEAHLDSDLDVDTETLYAMDETNFSLFVKNVLHEYIEDISSENIPFGLHTLGEVPSTNMTDPDSDELSMMVRSMMGSYFDDNVTGAYYPEDEYPLGIPLNDTKVQLLVWEVITNGTSIADAQMAVYNETNASVALDLEFGLSCRQNLLDSSIEMDRIIYALSAGFIPAGPGTDPIMNPNAVPTGRNFYGVNPELYPSAATWEIGKTLAQDMIDQYYIKYGEYPSKVAFSRFGVEFIRDHGTLEAEALYLLGVQPVWDRNGKVTGVELIPEDELLPNYNSDMPGRPRIDIVYATAGMRDAFPNKLKMLDEAVRLANTAEQGEYPNYVNESTQAIYQALYENLLESMNETEAHELATTLSTMRCFAVMDGTYEIAVGNAVSASGTWENESEIAELYIDKMGYAYGTDLWGYDASELLRENLRDVDAAIHSDNSNLYDTLDNDDFYQYFGGLSLAIEHISGKAPELFVSSGKDPTNFEVVPFKEYFMENIRSRYLNPTWIDGMMREGYAGAGMFSSAFEYLWGWDVTTDVVSDNLWEEFYQTYVNNPKMKDYWNQYPDAYQSVLGRMIEAIRMEYWDAPDAILENLVNELLDSVIENGPSCCHHVCGNPLMDEFIQSAIDSGRIDVSQEKMDAYKKIMDDLRNPSPLSSKSTSTQSTASPTKSQSSSSTGTELNVVENSGGNQTYTDAGAGENMEMEASMRSPTESNYVEGYEMTKDSIPEESKSSSYSVTGSDILASVLVLGLLGIIAAGFRKRMF, encoded by the coding sequence TTGGTATCACTAACTGGTGTTGCAGCAGCGGATGAACAGAAGATAAATATCACGTACATTTCATTTGCATCACATGCGTCTCTGGAAGAGGCCAGTACTAACGGTTCTATTGCAGATGATATATCATTCACATTCATACAGGGCTACGGTCCATCAGGTCCAAGTGACGAATTGATGGAAGCAGCAGAGAACGGTTTCCTTGAAACACAGGATATCATATTCTGTTATATGCTATATTCAGGGGTCTATGATCCCATATCAGAATATCTTTACAGTGCACATAACAATAACGTATCTTTAATAGACCTTACATCTGCAGGAGTTCCTGAATTCTTTGATTATTCATCCAATGGAAAACAGGATGATCCGATCTGTTATTACTACAGTAATATGGGAGTTGATACGGATATCAGCAAAAGATATGGTGAGAACCTGCTGATGTATCTTTCAAGACAATACAGCGACCGTCCTGAGATCACAGACCAGTGGCCTGTTATCAAAATAACATATACAGGCTGGGGAATATATTCCACCACCCTTGAAAGGGCAAGCTGGACAAACCCATACAGCCAGAACATGGAATTCGCTTTTATCCCGGCATACAATTACAGCACTTATTCCGCATACTGTGATGAGATCATAGATGCAGGAGAGAACGGTACTCTTAGACAACAGGATGCCATCTTCTGTGAAATGATGAACGGGGATATTTACAACGATACAGACCAATGGCTCCTTGAAGCCCACAATAATAACACAACACTGATCGACATATATTCCAAAGAGTCAGTGGTTCCGGAATATTTTGACCATAAATTCAGTGGTTCTGAGAATATAACCCTGATTAATTCATATAAGAACATAGAATCAGAGTTCGCCACAGACCCAAGGAATGCAGAGAATTTCCTTATATGTATTGCAAAGGAATACACTAACAGGTCAGAGGCAACTGATAACTGGAACTATGTAGATATCACTCAGACATTACCGGATGTGGGACTTTACCATCCGGACTATGAGGACGGTTATTTCGAATCTACGGAGCAATATCTCAACTGGTATCAACAATATAACTATGGAGAACATCGTGTCTACAACCCTTCCCGCCCTACTATCGGTATGTGGTTCCATAGAGAGGATATCCAGTCCGGTCAGACCCAGGTAATAGATGCATTGATAAAGGACCTTGAATCCAAGGACTGCAATGTGATTGCCGGATTCGATACGTTCGATGACATCATGAAGTATTATTCTGATGAAGAAGGACAGCCACTTGTCCAATGTGTCATCTCACTTAAAAGCTTCAGACTCAACTACTGGGATAATGAAAAAGGCCTGGAAGAGCTCGAAGCTCTGGATGTACCAGTACTTAGAGGAATAGTCGTAGAAGAGACTGGCACCGTTGACCCGGCCGATGCAAACCGTGGCATTCCAAATTCACAGGTTGTCCGTAAGACAATTGGTCCTAATGTCGATGGTATCTTCGAATTCATTGTGATTGGAAAGAGTGTCACTGATCCAGAAACAGATGCTACGGTATACCAGGCAATGGACACACAGGTGGACTGGATAGCTAACAGGTCCATAAACTGGGCTGAGCTGAAACTCAACGAGAACAAGGACAAGAAAGTTGCTATCATCTACTACAACTATCCGTCAGGCAAGGATAATATCGGAGCCAGCTATCTCAATGTGATCGAGAGCACAAGGCTTCTGCTTGAGAAGATGAACAACAGCGACTTCAATGTCACCGGTGTTCCTGAGAATGATAGCCTTCTTCTGGAAATGATACAGGAACAGGGTATCAATGCAGGTTCATGGGCCCCTGGTGTCATGAACGAAATGGTAGAGAACAGGACCGAATGGGGACTCCAGCTCATACCAATGGAGACATACCATGAATGGTTCGAGACAGAGATACCTGAAAACCTCAAAGAACAGGTCATCACAGAATGGGGAGAGCCATGGGCAGAGGAACTTCCACAGAACAAGAGCCTCATGATATGGGAGAACGATACCGGGGAAAAATTCATTGTCATTCCTACAGTGCAGTTCGGGGATGTATGGATAATGCCACAGCCTGCAAGGGGATTCCTGCAGAACGATGACGCTCTTTATCATAGCAGCCTTGTACCACCACCACACCAGTACATAGCCTTCTATCTATGGCTCAACGATGAATGGGATGCAGATGCCATCATCCACCTTGGTACACATGGCACCCATGAATGGCTACCAGGACAGGCTTACGGACTTAACCGTTCAGAAGAATGGGCACCGGTACTTCTACAGGACCTGCCTAACATCTATCCTTACATCGTAGCTAATGTAGGAGAAGGACTAACCGCTGAATATCGTGGAAATGCACTGATCATCGACCATCTGACACCAACACTGGGCAAAGGTGGCATCTACGGTGAACTTGGAAATGTGTCAAGGTACATACAGCAGTATTACGGACCGGAACTTGATGAAAGGACAAAGAAAGCATACCAGGACCAGATCATAAGATCAATGACAGAAGCCCATCTTGATAGCGACCTTGATGTCGATACAGAAACCCTCTATGCCATGGATGAGACGAACTTCAGCCTGTTCGTAAAGAACGTGTTGCACGAGTACATAGAGGATATCTCCAGTGAGAACATACCATTCGGCCTGCACACCCTGGGTGAGGTACCTTCAACCAACATGACCGACCCTGACAGTGATGAACTGTCAATGATGGTCCGGTCCATGATGGGAAGTTACTTCGATGATAATGTCACTGGTGCATACTATCCTGAAGATGAGTATCCACTGGGTATACCTCTGAACGATACAAAGGTTCAACTTCTGGTCTGGGAAGTCATCACCAATGGAACCTCGATAGCAGATGCCCAGATGGCGGTCTATAATGAGACGAATGCATCCGTAGCACTCGATCTTGAGTTTGGCCTGTCATGCAGGCAGAACCTTCTTGATTCATCCATTGAGATGGACCGTATCATCTATGCATTGAGTGCAGGTTTCATTCCTGCCGGACCGGGAACCGATCCGATAATGAACCCCAATGCAGTGCCTACTGGAAGGAACTTCTATGGTGTCAATCCTGAACTGTATCCATCTGCAGCAACCTGGGAAATAGGCAAGACACTGGCACAGGACATGATAGACCAGTACTACATCAAATATGGTGAATATCCAAGCAAGGTTGCATTCTCAAGGTTCGGTGTCGAGTTCATAAGGGACCACGGTACTCTTGAAGCCGAGGCATTGTACCTGCTTGGTGTACAGCCTGTCTGGGACAGGAACGGTAAGGTCACAGGTGTTGAACTGATACCCGAGGACGAACTCCTTCCAAACTATAATTCGGATATGCCAGGAAGACCACGTATCGATATCGTGTATGCTACTGCAGGTATGCGTGACGCTTTCCCGAACAAGCTCAAGATGCTTGATGAAGCCGTAAGACTTGCTAACACTGCAGAACAGGGAGAGTATCCAAACTATGTCAATGAGAGCACTCAGGCTATCTATCAGGCACTATACGAGAATTTACTTGAGAGCATGAATGAGACTGAAGCCCATGAACTTGCCACAACATTATCCACTATGCGCTGCTTTGCAGTAATGGATGGAACCTATGAGATCGCTGTAGGTAATGCAGTAAGTGCCAGTGGTACATGGGAAAACGAATCCGAGATCGCTGAACTCTACATTGACAAGATGGGATATGCATACGGCACGGACCTCTGGGGATATGACGCCTCAGAACTGCTCAGAGAGAACCTGAGAGATGTCGATGCGGCTATTCACTCTGATAATTCCAACCTCTATGACACACTGGATAACGATGATTTCTACCAGTACTTCGGAGGACTCAGCCTTGCCATAGAGCATATCAGTGGAAAAGCTCCTGAACTCTTCGTATCTTCCGGAAAGGACCCGACCAACTTTGAAGTGGTACCTTTCAAGGAATACTTCATGGAGAATATACGTTCACGTTACCTGAATCCTACCTGGATCGATGGAATGATGAGAGAAGGATACGCCGGAGCTGGAATGTTCAGCAGTGCATTTGAATACCTATGGGGTTGGGATGTTACTACAGACGTGGTTAGTGACAATCTCTGGGAAGAGTTCTACCAGACATATGTGAATAATCCGAAAATGAAAGATTATTGGAATCAGTATCCAGATGCGTATCAATCAGTACTGGGCAGGATGATAGAAGCCATTAGAATGGAATATTGGGATGCACCTGATGCAATCCTAGAAAATCTTGTAAATGAACTATTAGATAGTGTTATCGAAAATGGACCATCGTGCTGTCACCATGTATGTGGCAATCCACTAATGGATGAGTTTATCCAGAGTGCGATTGATTCCGGAAGAATTGATGTCTCACAAGAAAAGATGGATGCTTACAAGAAAATCATGGATGACCTCAGAAATCCATCTCCCTTGTCTTCAAAGTCTACATCCACACAGAGCACAGCAAGTCCAACCAAAAGCCAGAGTTCAAGCAGTACCGGTACTGAACTAAATGTTGTGGAAAACAGTGGAGGGAACCAAACATACACTGATGCTGGTGCCGGAGAGAACATGGAAATGGAAGCTTCCATGAGATCACCTACTGAAAGCAATTATGTCGAAGGCTATGAGATGACAAAGGATTCAATACCTGAAGAATCTAAAAGCAGCAGTTACTCAGTAACAGGTTCTGACATACTAGCTTCTGTGTTGGTGCTTGGTTTACTTGGAATCATTGCCGCAGGATTCAGAAAAAGGATGTTCTGA